One Paracidovorax avenae ATCC 19860 genomic region harbors:
- a CDS encoding sensor histidine kinase, protein MGFAARLFRRQQGVAALGGLSFQQMLLLAFLLIAGLQGASSLRAIFTLEQLMVQSRNGAAEAIQLNAAAQSLNARGQTLERAARQSLVLADRSLRRRFDDISREAHEILQRLETKGLPPELAAQWRAHLAQVTALLDGPPALSLDNERAVAGLFLELDGVNGAIAQSVQDINTRRSAELQEKIEASRREVTHQVVGVIVLALVLALALGIWLARPFKRLEHAIRLLGENELAQSVEIPGPVDIRRVGQQLEWLRVRLLELDADKARFLRHISHELKTPLASMREGVALLQDGVTGELGAGQREVVDILHQNTLVLQGEIEALLRFNAAAFEARQLHRAPTDLLALIEAQVETQRLQWQARKLDVVVEGRPVTLPVDAEKIASAVGNLLSNAIRFSPQGGRILIQLIRFEDRIRIDVTDEGPGVHENDRARIFEPFYRGVRQPEDAARGTGIGLSIVQEYVAAHGGRVSLVEAGERTPFRIELPHAS, encoded by the coding sequence ATGGGCTTCGCCGCGCGCCTCTTCCGCCGCCAGCAGGGCGTCGCCGCCCTCGGGGGACTGTCGTTCCAGCAGATGCTGCTGCTGGCCTTCCTGCTCATCGCCGGGCTGCAGGGCGCCAGTTCGCTGCGCGCCATCTTCACGCTGGAGCAGCTCATGGTCCAGAGCCGCAACGGCGCGGCGGAGGCCATCCAGCTCAACGCCGCGGCCCAGAGCCTGAACGCCCGCGGCCAGACGCTGGAGCGCGCCGCCCGGCAATCGCTGGTGCTGGCCGACCGCTCGCTGCGCCGCCGCTTCGACGACATCTCGCGCGAGGCGCACGAGATCCTGCAGCGCCTGGAAACCAAGGGCCTGCCACCCGAACTCGCCGCGCAATGGCGCGCCCACCTCGCCCAGGTCACCGCGCTGCTGGACGGTCCTCCGGCCCTCTCGCTGGACAACGAGCGCGCCGTGGCCGGGCTCTTCCTGGAACTCGACGGCGTGAACGGTGCCATTGCCCAGTCCGTACAGGACATCAACACCCGCCGCAGCGCCGAACTGCAGGAAAAGATCGAAGCCAGCCGCCGCGAGGTGACCCACCAGGTGGTCGGGGTGATCGTACTGGCCCTCGTGCTTGCCCTGGCCCTGGGCATCTGGCTCGCCCGGCCATTCAAGCGCCTGGAGCACGCCATCCGCCTGCTGGGGGAGAACGAACTGGCCCAGTCCGTGGAGATCCCCGGTCCGGTGGACATCCGCCGCGTGGGCCAGCAGCTCGAATGGCTGCGCGTGCGGCTGCTGGAGCTGGACGCCGACAAGGCCCGGTTCCTGCGGCACATCTCCCACGAACTCAAGACCCCCCTGGCCTCCATGCGCGAGGGCGTCGCCCTGCTGCAGGACGGCGTGACCGGCGAACTGGGCGCGGGCCAGCGCGAGGTGGTGGACATCCTGCACCAGAATACCCTGGTGCTGCAGGGCGAGATCGAGGCCCTGCTGCGTTTCAACGCCGCGGCCTTCGAGGCCCGCCAGCTGCACCGCGCGCCCACCGACCTGCTGGCGCTGATCGAGGCCCAGGTCGAGACCCAGCGCCTGCAGTGGCAGGCCCGCAAGCTCGACGTGGTGGTCGAAGGAAGGCCCGTCACGCTGCCGGTGGACGCCGAGAAGATCGCCTCGGCCGTGGGCAACCTGCTCTCCAACGCGATCCGTTTCTCGCCCCAGGGTGGCAGGATTCTGATTCAACTCATACGTTTCGAAGACCGCATCCGCATCGATGTGACCGACGAAGGCCCCGGCGTGCATGAAAATGACCGTGCCCGCATCTTCGAGCCTTTCTACCGGGGGGTGCGGCAGCCGGAAGACGCCGCGCGCGGCACCGGCATCGGCCTGTCCATCGTCCAGGAGTACGTCGCCGCCCATGGCGGACGCGTGAGCCTCGTCGAAGCCGGCGAACGTACACCCTTCCGCATCGAACTGCCCCATGCCTCCTGA
- the miaB gene encoding tRNA (N6-isopentenyl adenosine(37)-C2)-methylthiotransferase MiaB, whose translation MAKKVFVKTFGCQMNEYDSDKMVDVLHAAQGYEPTQNAEEADLILFNTCSVREKAQEKVFSDLGRFKHLKARGVKIGVGGCVASQEGDEIIKRAPYVDVVFGPQTLHRLPELLAQREALARPQVDISFPEIEKFDHLPPARVEGASAFVSIMEGCSKYCSYCVVPYTRGEEVSRPFDDVLVEVAGLADQGVKEVTLLGQNVNAYLGKMGGTAEVADFALLLEYVADIPGIERIRFTTSHPNEFTPRLIDAYARIPKLVSHLHLPVQHGSDRILMAMKRGYTAMEYKSTIRKLRAIRPDLAMSSDFIVGFPGETEDDFGKMMKLIDDIHFDNSFSFIFSPRPGTPAASLHDDTPHEVKLRRLQELQAVINANIKSISESRVGTVQRILVEGASKRDGSELMGRTECNRVVNFAGHPRLVGQMVDVTITEAKAYTLRGEVVTADHGALAAH comes from the coding sequence ATGGCCAAAAAAGTCTTCGTCAAAACCTTCGGCTGCCAGATGAACGAGTACGACTCCGACAAGATGGTGGACGTGCTGCATGCCGCCCAGGGCTACGAGCCCACGCAGAACGCCGAAGAGGCCGACCTGATCCTGTTCAACACCTGCTCCGTGCGCGAGAAGGCGCAGGAAAAGGTCTTCAGCGACCTGGGCCGCTTCAAGCACCTGAAGGCGCGCGGCGTGAAGATCGGCGTGGGCGGCTGCGTGGCCAGCCAGGAGGGCGACGAGATCATCAAGCGCGCACCCTACGTCGATGTGGTCTTCGGCCCCCAGACCCTGCACCGCCTGCCCGAGCTGCTGGCGCAGCGCGAGGCCCTGGCCCGCCCGCAGGTGGACATCAGCTTTCCCGAGATCGAGAAGTTCGACCACCTGCCGCCCGCGCGCGTCGAGGGCGCGAGCGCCTTCGTCTCCATCATGGAAGGCTGCAGCAAGTACTGCAGCTACTGCGTGGTGCCCTACACCCGCGGGGAGGAAGTCAGCCGCCCGTTCGACGACGTGCTGGTGGAGGTCGCGGGCCTGGCCGACCAGGGCGTGAAGGAGGTCACCCTGCTCGGCCAGAACGTGAACGCCTACCTCGGCAAAATGGGCGGCACGGCCGAGGTGGCGGATTTCGCCCTGCTGCTGGAATACGTGGCCGACATCCCGGGCATCGAGCGCATCCGCTTCACCACCAGCCACCCCAACGAGTTCACGCCGCGCCTGATCGACGCCTACGCGCGCATCCCGAAGCTGGTCAGCCACCTGCACCTGCCCGTGCAGCACGGGTCGGACCGCATCCTGATGGCCATGAAGCGCGGCTACACGGCCATGGAATACAAGAGCACCATCCGCAAGCTGCGCGCCATCCGGCCCGACCTGGCCATGAGCAGCGATTTCATCGTGGGCTTCCCCGGCGAGACCGAGGACGACTTCGGCAAGATGATGAAGCTCATCGACGACATCCACTTCGACAACAGCTTCAGCTTCATCTTCAGCCCCCGCCCCGGCACGCCCGCCGCCAGCCTGCACGACGACACGCCGCACGAGGTCAAGCTGCGCCGCCTGCAGGAGCTGCAGGCCGTCATCAACGCCAACATCAAGTCGATCAGCGAAAGCCGCGTGGGCACCGTGCAGCGCATCCTGGTGGAAGGCGCGTCCAAACGCGACGGCAGCGAGCTCATGGGCCGCACCGAATGCAACCGCGTGGTCAACTTCGCGGGCCACCCGCGGCTCGTCGGGCAGATGGTCGATGTCACCATCACCGAAGCCAAGGCCTACACGCTGCGCGGCGAGGTGGTCACGGCGGACCACGGCGCGCTGGCCGCGCACTGA
- a CDS encoding GNAT family N-acetyltransferase: MTISIRPATVSDFDAIAEVWEASVRATHHFLPVSEIEALRPVLREQYLPAVDLQVAVGADGGIAGFIGTAAGKIEMLFIAPAARGSGIGSALMERTDAPEVDVNEQNTQALDFYRRRGFQVVGRSPLDGQGRPYPLLHLRR; the protein is encoded by the coding sequence ATGACGATCTCCATCCGGCCTGCCACCGTTTCCGACTTCGATGCCATCGCCGAAGTGTGGGAAGCCTCCGTCCGGGCCACGCACCATTTCCTGCCCGTGTCCGAGATCGAGGCGCTGCGCCCCGTGCTGCGCGAGCAATATCTGCCGGCGGTCGATCTGCAGGTCGCGGTCGGCGCCGATGGCGGGATTGCCGGGTTCATCGGCACGGCGGCCGGAAAGATCGAAATGCTGTTCATCGCCCCGGCCGCGCGGGGCTCCGGGATCGGCTCCGCGCTGATGGAGCGCACCGACGCGCCGGAGGTGGACGTGAACGAGCAGAACACCCAGGCCCTGGACTTCTACCGGCGCCGGGGCTTTCAGGTCGTGGGCCGCTCGCCGCTGGACGGGCAGGGCCGTCCGTATCCGCTGCTGCATCTCCGGCGCTAG
- a CDS encoding DUF3325 family protein: MVCAAHGTRKCRRMSGGALTACAAACLGAAWWLLYLATRRVQDTLPTPISSRSVAGLRIVSAGLGALAWLACAAADGIAMGTLLWATLWSSSGFGLMALLVWAPRRMGRLALATFGHLRCQGSP; encoded by the coding sequence ATGGTCTGCGCAGCGCATGGCACGCGGAAGTGCCGCCGCATGAGCGGGGGCGCGCTGACAGCCTGCGCAGCGGCCTGCCTGGGCGCCGCATGGTGGCTGCTGTACCTGGCGACCCGGCGGGTGCAGGACACTTTGCCCACACCCATATCCAGCAGATCGGTTGCGGGCCTGCGAATCGTTTCGGCAGGACTGGGGGCGCTGGCATGGCTTGCGTGCGCCGCTGCCGACGGCATCGCCATGGGAACATTGCTCTGGGCCACTTTGTGGAGTTCCAGCGGCTTCGGCCTCATGGCCTTGCTGGTCTGGGCGCCTCGACGGATGGGGCGCCTGGCACTGGCAACCTTCGGCCATCTGCGTTGCCAGGGCTCTCCCTAG
- a CDS encoding PepSY-associated TM helix domain-containing protein: MNAAPATTASWRKRMAGVHTWCGIVLGVLLLVVFWMGTLSVFDRELDRWMMPATRLPAPHRPPPLDALQPVVQALVPAGARQWRIDWATPRTPVLRLSWQGPDGVRGQRYLDAATLAVLPAPETWGASGFIFPFHYGLHWDWKDLGKWLVGLAGMGMLVLLVGGVVIHRRLLADFFTFRPRSRLPRSSLDLHNVTGVMGLPFHVAITMSGLVIFWSLYFPQAHVGVYGDGPQARAALQADGYGRYQRPRAGPATAPMASLDAMADAARRTWGAGAEPYFLRVWNPGDRHATVELRRSYAREVSMNLDQLFFDAATGRPLHRFEAAPAMGVQRFISGLHFIQFEHPLLRWLYFGLGLSGCVLIASGLVHWLAARRARTPPGLRWRLVESLCVAGTTGTVVATLAFLAANRLLPDAAHAMGLARAELEAATFYGTWLACLALALVRGPKAWRDQAMAISGLALVCVVLNALTTGAYGASWSRTPAAVVGVDIMLLLLATVAAWSAQRMARGSAAA; the protein is encoded by the coding sequence ATGAACGCGGCCCCGGCTACCACTGCCAGCTGGCGCAAGCGCATGGCCGGTGTGCACACCTGGTGCGGCATCGTGCTGGGAGTGTTGCTGCTGGTCGTCTTCTGGATGGGCACGCTCAGCGTGTTCGACCGGGAACTGGACCGCTGGATGATGCCCGCCACCCGGTTGCCGGCGCCGCACCGCCCGCCGCCGCTGGACGCGCTGCAGCCCGTCGTCCAGGCGCTGGTGCCGGCCGGCGCGCGCCAATGGCGCATCGACTGGGCCACGCCACGCACGCCCGTGCTGCGCCTGTCCTGGCAAGGCCCGGACGGCGTGCGTGGCCAGCGCTACCTGGATGCGGCCACGCTGGCCGTGCTGCCCGCACCGGAGACCTGGGGCGCCAGCGGCTTCATTTTCCCGTTCCACTATGGCCTGCATTGGGACTGGAAGGACCTGGGCAAGTGGCTGGTGGGCCTGGCCGGCATGGGCATGCTGGTGCTGCTCGTGGGAGGCGTGGTGATCCACCGCCGCCTGCTGGCGGACTTCTTCACCTTCCGGCCGCGCAGCCGGCTGCCTCGCAGCAGCCTGGACCTGCACAACGTCACGGGCGTGATGGGCCTGCCCTTCCATGTGGCGATCACGATGTCGGGGCTGGTGATCTTCTGGTCGCTGTACTTTCCGCAGGCGCACGTAGGCGTCTACGGCGACGGCCCCCAGGCCCGCGCCGCCTTGCAGGCCGACGGCTATGGCCGCTACCAGCGCCCGCGCGCAGGTCCGGCGACAGCCCCCATGGCATCGCTGGACGCCATGGCCGACGCGGCACGCCGCACCTGGGGCGCGGGAGCGGAGCCGTACTTCCTGCGCGTGTGGAACCCGGGCGACCGGCATGCCACGGTGGAGCTGCGCCGCTCCTATGCGCGCGAAGTATCGATGAACCTGGACCAGCTTTTCTTCGACGCCGCCACCGGCCGCCCCCTGCACCGCTTCGAGGCGGCGCCGGCCATGGGCGTGCAGCGCTTCATCTCGGGCCTGCATTTCATCCAGTTCGAGCATCCGCTGCTGCGCTGGCTGTACTTCGGATTGGGACTTTCGGGCTGCGTGCTCATCGCGAGCGGCCTGGTGCACTGGCTGGCAGCACGGCGCGCGCGCACGCCACCGGGCCTGCGCTGGCGCCTGGTCGAGTCGCTCTGCGTCGCCGGCACGACCGGCACCGTGGTGGCCACGCTGGCCTTCCTCGCTGCCAATCGCCTGCTCCCTGATGCAGCGCATGCCATGGGCTTGGCGCGTGCGGAACTGGAGGCCGCAACGTTCTACGGCACCTGGCTGGCCTGCCTGGCGCTTGCGCTGGTGCGTGGTCCCAAGGCCTGGCGCGATCAGGCCATGGCCATCTCCGGCCTCGCGTTGGTCTGCGTGGTGCTGAATGCGCTGACGACGGGCGCCTACGGCGCGTCGTGGTCGCGCACGCCGGCAGCGGTGGTCGGGGTGGACATCATGTTGCTGCTGCTGGCCACCGTGGCAGCATGGTCTGCGCAGCGCATGGCACGCGGAAGTGCCGCCGCATGA
- a CDS encoding TonB-dependent receptor domain-containing protein — MRDSMRSSPRGGLPPLALSLTLALAALSPAVHAQSDASAVVQSYDIPPGALGPALNRFAQEAGVSLAVDASRVAGATTAGLQGRYGVEEGFAQLLQGSGYAIRKVGAGYGLAPALPAAAPAAGGRDRTGAQAAPAQTVTAGAAAPASAAAEAAPAVRTAEGRDTLETVTVSASRSNMEAEKAPQTVQVITRAQIEQQLSLSTNSSDVLSNLIPSYTPSRGKMNGSGETLRGRTPLILVDGVPQSNPIRPTGREAHTIDFAMIDRVEVVQGANAINGLGATGGTINLITKRPENGALNQHVDMQATMPAGHGGSDSLSTKMAYSANGRQDRLDYLFSIAAEDQGLWRDAQGRGIGADNTQGDLMDARSYDVLGKLGYWLDDDQRLQLSINRYRIKSQAHYIGVAGDRTRGIPTTSIEGTPAGAPPFNEVQTSAITYNHYNLAGMELSALAFSQEFEALFGGDRSATFQDPLIAPRGTLVDQSRAKSSKLGTKVTLTKADLLDSRLKLTGGFDTLVDKGKQDLFGTGRTYVPESEYRNLSLFLQGEYRLLDQVTLHGGVRRESADLKIDSYRTLAAYNRVAVQGGTLDFDETLYNAGIVFEPAKDWNVYASYSEGFGMPDVGRVLRSINTPGQSVDDMKSLSPIVTQSVELGTRVKRGAWDAEASWFRSSSDYGTRVLRVNEAFMLAREKNRIDGLEASLGWQVNRAHKARLAYSRTKGRYDSNGDGHLDARLDGLNIAPDRLVASWTAQWNEQLSSFVQVQRAFSRTFDNPAMNFSGYTLVDASVQYRLPKGRLRLAVANLFNRDYITYYSQSALVEPLRYFAGRGRTLTLGYSLDF; from the coding sequence ATGCGCGACTCAATGCGTTCCAGCCCGCGCGGCGGCCTCCCGCCCCTGGCACTGTCGCTGACCCTGGCCCTGGCGGCGCTGTCTCCTGCGGTCCACGCCCAGTCCGACGCCTCCGCCGTGGTTCAGTCTTATGACATCCCGCCCGGCGCGCTGGGCCCGGCGCTCAACCGCTTCGCGCAAGAGGCGGGCGTATCGCTGGCCGTGGATGCCAGCCGGGTGGCCGGAGCCACCACCGCCGGCCTGCAGGGCCGCTATGGCGTGGAAGAAGGCTTCGCGCAACTGCTCCAGGGCAGCGGTTACGCCATCCGGAAGGTCGGTGCCGGCTATGGGCTCGCGCCTGCACTGCCTGCCGCGGCGCCCGCGGCCGGTGGGCGGGACCGCACGGGCGCCCAGGCGGCCCCGGCGCAGACCGTGACCGCCGGCGCGGCCGCCCCTGCCAGTGCCGCGGCGGAGGCCGCCCCGGCAGTCCGCACGGCAGAGGGCCGCGACACGCTGGAAACGGTGACCGTGTCGGCCTCGCGTTCCAACATGGAGGCCGAGAAGGCGCCGCAGACGGTGCAGGTCATCACGCGCGCGCAGATCGAGCAGCAGCTGTCGCTGTCCACCAATTCGTCGGACGTGCTGAGCAACCTGATCCCGTCGTACACGCCCAGCCGCGGCAAGATGAACGGCAGCGGCGAGACGCTGCGGGGCCGCACGCCGCTGATCCTGGTGGACGGCGTGCCGCAGTCCAACCCCATCCGGCCCACCGGGCGCGAGGCGCACACCATCGACTTCGCCATGATCGACCGGGTGGAGGTGGTGCAGGGCGCCAACGCCATCAACGGCCTGGGCGCCACGGGCGGCACCATCAACCTCATCACCAAGCGCCCCGAGAACGGTGCGCTCAACCAGCACGTGGACATGCAGGCCACCATGCCCGCCGGGCACGGCGGCAGCGACAGCCTGTCCACCAAGATGGCCTACAGCGCCAATGGCCGGCAGGACAGGCTGGACTACCTGTTCTCCATCGCCGCCGAGGACCAGGGCCTGTGGCGCGACGCGCAGGGCCGCGGCATCGGCGCGGACAACACCCAGGGCGACCTGATGGATGCGCGCAGCTATGACGTGCTGGGCAAGCTGGGCTACTGGCTCGACGACGACCAGCGGCTGCAACTGTCGATCAACCGCTACCGCATCAAGTCGCAGGCCCACTACATCGGCGTGGCGGGCGACCGCACGCGCGGCATTCCCACCACCTCCATCGAAGGCACGCCAGCGGGTGCGCCGCCCTTCAACGAGGTCCAGACCTCGGCCATCACCTACAACCACTACAACCTGGCGGGCATGGAGCTGTCGGCCCTGGCGTTCAGCCAGGAGTTCGAGGCGCTGTTCGGCGGCGACCGCTCGGCCACCTTCCAGGACCCGCTGATCGCGCCGCGCGGCACGCTGGTGGACCAGTCCCGCGCCAAATCATCCAAGCTGGGCACCAAGGTCACGCTGACCAAGGCCGACCTTCTGGACAGCCGGCTCAAGCTCACCGGCGGCTTCGACACGCTGGTGGACAAGGGCAAGCAGGACCTGTTCGGTACCGGCCGTACCTACGTGCCCGAATCGGAATACCGCAACCTGTCGCTCTTCCTGCAGGGTGAGTACCGGCTGCTCGACCAGGTCACGCTGCACGGCGGCGTGCGCAGGGAATCCGCGGACCTGAAGATCGACAGCTACCGCACGCTGGCGGCCTACAACCGCGTGGCGGTGCAGGGCGGCACGCTCGACTTCGACGAGACGCTCTACAACGCCGGCATCGTCTTCGAGCCCGCCAAGGACTGGAACGTCTATGCCAGCTATTCCGAAGGCTTCGGCATGCCGGACGTGGGTCGCGTGCTGCGGTCCATCAACACGCCGGGCCAGAGCGTGGACGACATGAAGAGCCTGAGCCCCATCGTCACCCAGAGCGTCGAACTGGGCACGCGCGTGAAACGCGGTGCCTGGGACGCCGAGGCCAGCTGGTTCCGGTCGTCCTCCGACTACGGCACGCGGGTGCTGCGGGTGAACGAGGCCTTCATGCTCGCACGCGAGAAGAACCGCATCGACGGGCTGGAGGCCAGCCTGGGCTGGCAGGTCAACCGCGCCCACAAGGCCAGGCTGGCCTATTCGCGCACCAAGGGCCGCTACGACAGCAACGGCGATGGCCACCTGGACGCGCGGCTCGACGGCCTGAATATCGCGCCCGACCGGCTGGTGGCCAGCTGGACGGCGCAATGGAATGAACAGCTCTCGTCCTTCGTGCAGGTGCAGCGTGCCTTCAGCCGCACCTTCGACAACCCGGCCATGAATTTCAGCGGCTACACGCTGGTGGACGCCAGCGTGCAGTACCGGCTGCCCAAGGGCCGGCTGCGGCTGGCCGTGGCCAACCTGTTCAACCGCGACTACATCACCTACTACTCGCAAAGCGCGCTGGTGGAGCCGCTGCGTTACTTCGCGGGCCGCGGCCGCACGCTGACGCTGGGCTATTCGCTGGACTTCTGA
- a CDS encoding FecR family protein, whose protein sequence is MSTLPHEIAAITEQAAEWMVRLGSDDAEERARAQAGFAAWKAQDRRHAQAAARMEAFIDQMQAVRGQAPGGGQAAHAAMLAASQLRRRQRAARWGSALALAAVLALPAWWLLRDHPASPWAQELADLRSTEGQWRHQVLDDGSQLTLSGAGALRWRLDAQQRVVELLRGSVLVQVAHDASRPFYVQTPLGRVRALGTRFTVTYDAAGVRVEMLESRVAVQTPQQWQSGSHEAVEVSAGQRVTLGDAGVGRVERLDPQGVEQGWRRHQLVVDDRPLSEVLDELARHHTGSLHFDRAALSTVRMTGVLPLDDTGQALQLLQQTFPQLRVRSLASRWVWVGLAAAS, encoded by the coding sequence GTGAGCACCTTGCCACACGAGATTGCCGCCATCACTGAACAGGCCGCCGAATGGATGGTGCGCCTGGGCAGCGACGACGCGGAAGAGCGCGCCCGGGCCCAGGCCGGCTTTGCGGCCTGGAAGGCGCAGGATCGCCGCCACGCGCAGGCGGCAGCGCGCATGGAAGCCTTCATCGACCAGATGCAGGCGGTACGCGGGCAGGCTCCCGGGGGCGGCCAGGCCGCGCACGCGGCGATGCTGGCGGCATCGCAACTGCGCCGCCGCCAGCGCGCCGCACGGTGGGGCAGTGCGCTGGCGCTGGCCGCGGTGCTGGCCCTGCCCGCGTGGTGGCTGCTGCGCGACCACCCCGCCAGCCCCTGGGCACAAGAACTGGCCGACCTGCGCAGCACCGAAGGACAGTGGCGCCACCAGGTGCTCGACGATGGCTCGCAACTCACGCTGAGCGGCGCGGGCGCGTTGCGCTGGCGCCTCGATGCGCAGCAGCGCGTGGTGGAACTGCTGCGCGGCAGCGTCCTGGTGCAGGTGGCGCACGACGCGTCGCGGCCCTTCTACGTGCAGACGCCGCTGGGCCGGGTGCGTGCGCTGGGCACCCGTTTCACCGTGACCTACGACGCGGCCGGCGTACGGGTGGAAATGCTCGAATCGCGCGTGGCGGTCCAGACGCCGCAACAGTGGCAGTCCGGCAGCCACGAGGCCGTGGAAGTCAGCGCGGGCCAGCGCGTGACCTTGGGCGATGCCGGCGTGGGCCGCGTCGAGCGGCTGGACCCGCAAGGCGTGGAGCAAGGCTGGCGCCGCCATCAACTGGTGGTGGATGACCGGCCGCTGTCCGAGGTACTGGACGAACTGGCCCGCCACCACACGGGCAGCCTGCACTTCGACCGGGCTGCACTGTCAACGGTGCGCATGACGGGCGTGCTGCCGCTCGATGACACTGGGCAGGCGTTGCAATTGCTGCAGCAGACCTTCCCGCAGTTGCGGGTACGGTCGCTCGCCTCGCGCTGGGTATGGGTGGGCCTGGCGGCGGCGTCCTGA
- a CDS encoding sigma-70 family RNA polymerase sigma factor: MAAVETALQQHVSALYCEHHGWLLAWLRRKLGCGHQAADVAHDTFLRILGTPTVLPTLREPRAYLVTTARRLLIDEARRRVIEQAYLDALAVVAGTDGGPSTEQVVETIQALVRIEAALQDLSARAQQAFLLHYLEGLPHAEVAAALGVSTRMVQKYLVQALVCCHQAVDG; encoded by the coding sequence ATGGCAGCCGTGGAAACGGCGCTGCAGCAGCATGTCAGTGCGCTGTATTGCGAACATCATGGATGGTTGCTGGCGTGGCTGCGCCGCAAGCTCGGTTGCGGACACCAGGCGGCCGATGTGGCCCATGACACGTTTCTGCGCATCCTGGGCACGCCCACGGTGCTGCCGACGCTGCGCGAGCCCCGCGCCTACCTGGTCACCACCGCCAGGCGCCTGCTGATCGACGAGGCGCGGCGCCGCGTGATCGAGCAGGCCTACCTGGACGCGCTGGCCGTGGTGGCTGGCACCGATGGCGGACCTTCGACCGAGCAGGTGGTGGAGACGATACAGGCGCTGGTGCGCATCGAGGCCGCGTTGCAGGACCTGTCGGCCAGGGCGCAGCAGGCTTTTCTGCTGCATTACCTGGAAGGGCTGCCGCATGCGGAGGTGGCGGCCGCGCTGGGCGTGTCCACCCGCATGGTGCAGAAGTACCTGGTCCAGGCGCTGGTGTGCTGCCACCAGGCAGTGGACGGGTGA
- a CDS encoding response regulator transcription factor has translation MRILVVEDDPALRLGIRRMLQSEGWQVDVANDGELALTAVATAEYEAAVLDLGLPRRDGFEVLRRWREQRRDLAVLILTARDELDQRVRGLNEGADDFLAKPFEAQELVARLRAITRRRSKGLMTNVLRIGDLSFDTESRELRLREERLPLSPREAALVELLMASPGKAVAKSRIVSAMSTWETDFSANAVEIYILKLRRKLAGSGVAIVTVRGVGYAMEAEP, from the coding sequence ATGCGCATCCTCGTCGTCGAAGACGACCCCGCGCTCAGGCTCGGCATCCGCCGGATGCTGCAGTCCGAGGGCTGGCAGGTGGATGTCGCCAATGATGGCGAGCTGGCCCTGACGGCGGTGGCCACGGCCGAATACGAGGCGGCGGTGCTGGACCTGGGCCTGCCGCGGCGCGACGGCTTCGAGGTGCTGCGCCGCTGGCGGGAGCAGCGGCGCGACCTGGCGGTGCTGATCCTCACGGCCCGCGACGAGCTGGACCAGCGCGTGCGCGGCCTGAACGAAGGGGCGGACGACTTCCTGGCCAAGCCGTTCGAGGCGCAGGAATTGGTCGCCCGCCTGCGGGCGATCACGCGGCGGCGCAGCAAGGGGCTCATGACCAATGTGCTGCGCATCGGCGACCTGAGTTTCGATACCGAGAGCCGGGAGCTGCGCCTGCGGGAGGAGCGGCTGCCGCTGAGCCCGCGCGAGGCCGCGCTGGTGGAGCTGCTGATGGCGTCGCCCGGCAAGGCGGTGGCCAAGAGCCGGATCGTTTCCGCCATGTCCACCTGGGAGACGGATTTCAGCGCGAACGCGGTGGAGATCTACATCCTGAAGCTGCGCCGCAAGCTCGCCGGCAGCGGCGTGGCCATCGTCACGGTGCGCGGCGTCGGCTATGCCATGGAGGCCGAGCCGTGA